In Candidatus Zixiibacteriota bacterium, one genomic interval encodes:
- a CDS encoding CopG family transcriptional regulator yields MATTGKSEMISFKVDESLRKAMSGIPNRSSFIRNAVIAALESSCPLCKGTGVLSAQQKKHWDTFAEDHTVRECRQCHEFHLVCAKQPRRKSAHRVTRSKRSSVGG; encoded by the coding sequence ATGGCTACTACCGGCAAGTCCGAGATGATCAGTTTCAAAGTCGATGAGTCCTTGCGAAAGGCTATGTCAGGCATCCCGAATCGTTCAAGTTTCATCAGGAACGCTGTTATCGCCGCGCTCGAAAGTTCATGCCCGCTGTGCAAAGGGACCGGTGTGCTGTCGGCTCAGCAGAAGAAACACTGGGACACTTTTGCCGAGGACCACACGGTCAGGGAGTGTCGACAGTGTCATGAGTTCCACCTGGTCTGTGCCAAGCAACCACGGCGTAAATCGGCACACCGGGTGACTCGGAGCAAACGGTCATCGGTAGGGGGTTGA
- a CDS encoding zinc ABC transporter substrate-binding protein, translating to MKSAQMGATLKTLLIAVFVLPLLVTAAPQLEMRSTETEPVRVVVSIEPQAYIVKRVGGRYVDVHVLVGPGQSPATYGPTPQQMVKLQKADLYFHTGVPFEAALLPKIQTMHDDLTVVDMRAGLRSYDQVTEHLHDHSGHGHDHRGPDPHVWLDPIKVKTMAKTVHTSLHGLLPMQRRDLQDSLNALLNDLDSLDAAIRRKLEPAKGKSFFVFHPAYGHFAQAYGLTQVAVEVDGKEPGPAQLTRLIDQARAAGVKAVIVQRQFTRRSAETIAEAIGGEVIELDPLSGDYLANMMDIAAKLSRILGGGEVND from the coding sequence ATGAAGTCTGCACAAATGGGTGCTACCCTTAAGACCCTGCTGATCGCTGTTTTTGTGCTGCCACTACTGGTGACCGCCGCCCCGCAACTCGAAATGCGTTCAACCGAAACTGAGCCGGTTCGGGTCGTGGTAAGTATCGAGCCACAGGCTTATATCGTTAAGCGGGTTGGCGGTCGGTATGTCGACGTCCATGTGTTGGTCGGCCCCGGTCAGTCGCCGGCCACTTATGGACCGACTCCTCAGCAGATGGTCAAACTCCAAAAGGCCGACTTGTATTTCCACACGGGGGTGCCTTTCGAGGCGGCTTTGTTGCCGAAGATTCAAACTATGCATGATGATCTGACAGTGGTGGACATGCGCGCCGGCTTGCGATCATACGACCAGGTTACTGAACACCTGCACGATCACTCTGGCCACGGTCACGATCATCGTGGCCCCGATCCGCATGTTTGGTTGGACCCGATTAAGGTGAAGACAATGGCAAAAACGGTTCATACGAGCCTACATGGTTTACTTCCTATGCAACGGCGTGATCTCCAGGACAGTCTCAATGCACTGCTCAACGATCTGGACAGCCTGGATGCAGCCATCAGGCGGAAGTTGGAACCGGCAAAGGGTAAGAGCTTTTTTGTTTTTCATCCGGCCTACGGTCACTTTGCCCAGGCTTACGGCCTCACCCAAGTGGCGGTTGAAGTCGACGGCAAAGAGCCGGGACCGGCCCAATTGACCAGGTTAATAGATCAAGCCAGAGCCGCAGGAGTAAAAGCTGTAATTGTGCAGCGGCAGTTTACCCGCAGATCGGCGGAAACGATAGCCGAGGCCATCGGCGGTGAGGTGATAGAACTGGATCCGTTGTCGGGAGATTACCTTGCGAATATGATGGATATTGCGGCCAAGCTCTCGCGAATCCTCGGCGGCGGAGAAGTCAATGACTAA
- a CDS encoding ABC transporter ATP-binding protein translates to MTNDGRAIAIENLSFSYGDRLVLDRVDLTVSSNEFCWIVGPNGGGKTTLLKLILGLLAPSVGKVQLFGQAPKTVRERIGYMPQHVSLDQRFPVTVMDVVLMGRLGGKGWRGRHGRADQRAAERAIEQVGLSEQSQLLFSELSGGQQRRMFIARALVCQPDLLILDEPTANIDQVLQREFYKLLERLRGSLTVVMVSHDPAFVSRFVKHVVCVNRTVEIHPTGEVSAEKMGEWYRGRDLRIVRHDRHYEVGD, encoded by the coding sequence ATGACTAACGATGGTCGGGCCATAGCTATTGAGAATCTCTCGTTTTCTTATGGCGATCGGTTGGTGTTGGATCGGGTCGATCTAACAGTATCCTCCAATGAGTTTTGCTGGATTGTGGGACCCAATGGCGGCGGTAAGACAACTTTGTTGAAACTCATCCTCGGCCTGCTGGCGCCTTCGGTCGGTAAGGTGCAGCTCTTCGGGCAAGCGCCGAAAACGGTCCGGGAGCGTATCGGCTACATGCCGCAACATGTGTCGCTGGACCAACGTTTTCCGGTAACGGTCATGGATGTCGTTCTGATGGGCAGGCTGGGCGGCAAGGGATGGCGGGGGCGCCACGGTCGAGCGGATCAAAGGGCGGCCGAACGCGCTATCGAACAAGTAGGCTTGTCCGAGCAGTCGCAGCTTCTGTTCTCCGAACTTTCAGGAGGCCAACAGCGCCGGATGTTCATCGCGAGAGCCTTGGTCTGTCAACCGGACCTGCTGATCCTGGACGAACCCACGGCCAACATCGATCAAGTACTGCAACGGGAATTCTATAAACTACTGGAACGTCTTCGTGGCTCCTTGACCGTTGTGATGGTGTCGCACGATCCTGCTTTTGTCAGCCGCTTCGTGAAACACGTGGTATGTGTCAATCGGACAGTCGAGATTCATCCCACCGGCGAGGTCAGCGCCGAGAAGATGGGTGAATGGTATCGCGGAAGGGACCTGCGCATTGTCCGCCACGACCGGCATTATGAGGTAGGTGATTGA
- a CDS encoding metal ABC transporter permease, with translation MPDFLQAVFDYPFMRNAVSAGLLAALACGVIGSFVVARRITYVAGGIAHSVLGGMGVAGYLIAVRQWDVLSPLYGAIVSALLAALIIGWVTVRARQREDTVIGAVWAVGMAVGILFISQTPGYNQELMSYLFGNILMVSDTDLSILIALDILIVVLTYLYYRQVLAVCFDPDFARARGMRVHWYYMLLLCLTALTVVLLVTVVGIVLVIALLTLPAAVAGCLSRTFRQMMFGAIACCVFFTLSGLAVSYQSDFPAGATIILIAGACYGLAMAVRWLAGRFRAGLVGTE, from the coding sequence ATGCCCGACTTTCTGCAAGCAGTGTTCGATTATCCCTTCATGCGCAACGCAGTGAGCGCCGGCCTACTGGCCGCGCTTGCCTGCGGGGTGATTGGCAGTTTCGTGGTGGCGCGGCGGATCACCTATGTAGCCGGCGGCATTGCCCACAGTGTCCTCGGTGGCATGGGTGTTGCCGGATACCTGATTGCCGTCCGTCAGTGGGACGTACTCTCGCCGCTCTACGGCGCGATAGTATCCGCTCTGCTGGCAGCGTTGATTATCGGTTGGGTGACAGTTCGTGCTCGTCAGCGGGAAGATACCGTTATCGGGGCCGTGTGGGCGGTCGGAATGGCAGTCGGCATACTGTTCATTTCACAGACTCCCGGCTACAACCAGGAACTCATGAGTTACCTCTTTGGAAACATCCTGATGGTCTCCGACACCGACCTCAGCATCTTAATCGCGCTCGACATTTTGATCGTCGTACTCACCTACCTTTACTACCGCCAGGTTCTTGCCGTTTGTTTTGATCCGGACTTTGCGCGCGCTCGTGGAATGCGGGTCCATTGGTATTACATGTTGCTTCTTTGCCTGACAGCACTGACAGTGGTACTACTGGTCACCGTGGTTGGCATCGTTTTGGTGATAGCCTTGTTGACGCTGCCGGCGGCGGTGGCTGGATGTTTATCGCGGACGTTTCGACAAATGATGTTTGGTGCCATAGCCTGCTGCGTTTTCTTCACTCTCTCGGGTCTGGCCGTCAGCTACCAATCAGACTTCCCGGCTGGTGCTACGATTATTCTGATTGCAGGCGCCTGTTACGGACTGGCGATGGCTGTGCGGTGGTTGGCGGGCAGGTTTCGCGCCGGACTGGTCGGCACTGAATAG
- a CDS encoding DUF3524 domain-containing protein, translating to MKILALEPYYGGSHKAFLDGWVRHSRHDWTVLGLPASKWKWRMRHSAITFSEQIATRLSGGESWDLLFCSDMLNLAEFKGLVDQRIARLPSVAYFHENQLTYPDRYPKEWDRHFAITNFTTCLAADAVWFNSMFHRQQFLEALPKFLRRMPDHRPLEAAESIRPKMSVHPPGVEQLPPRPVRPEGPMRILWAARWEHDKGPEVFFEALRLLKQRGGEFRMNVVGEQFEESPEVFTRAKDEFCDEIDRWGWQESRDEYIAAMHESDLIVSTADHEFFGISVVEAIAAGASPLLPERLSYPEILRLAEDKTMQEFFYDGSARQLADMLAARAEQIARDSSWQSSSEKLKDCIGRFLWGNLVGDMDDGLDKVVTRL from the coding sequence ATGAAAATCCTGGCCCTTGAGCCATACTACGGCGGGAGTCACAAGGCGTTTCTCGATGGCTGGGTGCGTCATAGCCGCCATGATTGGACCGTGCTCGGGCTGCCGGCCAGTAAGTGGAAATGGCGCATGCGGCATTCGGCTATCACTTTCTCTGAGCAGATCGCCACCCGGCTGAGTGGCGGCGAGTCGTGGGACCTGCTGTTCTGCTCTGACATGCTCAACCTGGCCGAATTCAAAGGACTGGTCGACCAACGAATTGCACGGTTGCCGTCGGTGGCCTACTTTCATGAGAACCAACTGACCTATCCGGATAGGTATCCCAAAGAGTGGGACCGACATTTTGCTATTACGAATTTCACTACCTGTCTGGCCGCCGACGCTGTCTGGTTTAACTCCATGTTCCACCGACAGCAGTTCCTGGAGGCGCTACCAAAGTTTCTGCGCCGCATGCCCGACCACCGTCCGCTTGAGGCCGCCGAATCTATCCGGCCCAAGATGTCGGTACACCCGCCGGGCGTCGAACAGCTACCGCCCCGTCCTGTGCGACCCGAAGGCCCGATGCGCATCCTGTGGGCGGCCCGATGGGAGCATGACAAAGGACCGGAAGTCTTCTTTGAAGCGTTGAGATTGCTGAAACAACGCGGAGGCGAGTTTCGCATGAACGTCGTCGGCGAACAGTTTGAAGAATCACCCGAAGTCTTCACCCGTGCGAAAGACGAATTCTGCGATGAGATCGATCGCTGGGGATGGCAGGAGTCGCGCGATGAGTACATCGCCGCCATGCATGAGTCCGATCTGATCGTGTCGACCGCCGATCATGAGTTTTTCGGCATCAGCGTGGTCGAGGCAATCGCAGCCGGCGCTTCTCCCCTCTTGCCTGAACGGTTGTCTTATCCGGAGATACTCAGATTGGCCGAAGACAAGACCATGCAAGAGTTCTTCTACGATGGCAGCGCACGACAGTTGGCCGACATGTTGGCCGCGCGCGCTGAGCAGATTGCACGTGACTCTTCGTGGCAATCAAGTTCGGAAAAACTCAAGGATTGCATCGGACGGTTTCTCTGGGGTAACCTGGTCGGAGACATGGACGATGGCCTCGACAAAGTGGTCACCCGGTTGTGA
- a CDS encoding MFS transporter: protein MTKATKLFNRNFVLLWQGQFVSQMGNQAFSIALMFWIKHETGSATLMGLIMMVSQIPAVILSPIAGAFADRHSRKSIIIVSDMVRGVTVLALAALIFFAPDESDMILAALFVVAIIASSMGAFFRPAISAAIPDLVPTERVAAANSMNQSSMQASMLAGQSVGGVLFRIMGAPLLFMIDGVTYLISAVSEMFISIPQKAPKPSTGSAFQRFKVDTIEGMRFAWKHPGRRSLTLAAAFINFFLVPFLILLPFYVEDTLGVTVDWYGFMIAALGLGSLIGYLGAGTIKVKGRTRSWMMIGSLILMSLAFAALGLTKSPPAAVVLMFLAGAVNGYININIATIMQLTTPSEIRGRVFGLLGTMSAGLTPISMGLTGFVTDLLDQNIPLVMISCGLITAILSIAVSFGREFRQFLTCDVEEATDENPGP from the coding sequence ATGACTAAAGCAACCAAACTGTTCAACCGTAACTTCGTCCTCCTTTGGCAGGGGCAGTTTGTCTCGCAGATGGGCAACCAGGCGTTCTCCATCGCCTTGATGTTCTGGATCAAGCACGAAACCGGCTCCGCGACTTTGATGGGCCTTATCATGATGGTCTCGCAGATACCGGCGGTGATACTTAGTCCCATCGCAGGTGCTTTCGCCGACCGCCATTCACGCAAGTCGATTATCATTGTGAGCGACATGGTGCGCGGTGTGACTGTGCTGGCGCTGGCCGCGTTGATTTTCTTTGCGCCCGACGAGTCCGACATGATCCTGGCCGCTCTCTTCGTAGTGGCGATAATAGCCTCGTCGATGGGCGCGTTTTTCCGGCCGGCCATCTCGGCAGCTATCCCGGACCTGGTACCCACCGAACGAGTAGCCGCAGCGAACTCGATGAACCAGTCATCGATGCAGGCTTCGATGTTAGCCGGACAGTCGGTGGGTGGTGTGCTTTTTCGAATCATGGGTGCGCCCTTGCTGTTTATGATCGATGGCGTCACCTACCTGATCTCGGCGGTCAGTGAGATGTTCATCAGTATTCCTCAGAAAGCGCCGAAGCCCTCAACCGGCTCAGCCTTCCAACGCTTCAAAGTGGACACCATCGAAGGGATGCGCTTCGCCTGGAAACATCCGGGCCGCAGATCACTCACCCTGGCCGCTGCCTTTATCAATTTCTTTCTGGTACCGTTTCTTATCCTGCTTCCCTTCTATGTCGAGGACACGCTGGGCGTCACGGTCGATTGGTATGGGTTCATGATTGCAGCGTTGGGCCTGGGTTCGCTTATTGGCTATCTCGGCGCAGGGACAATTAAGGTCAAAGGTCGCACACGCAGTTGGATGATGATCGGTTCACTGATTCTTATGTCACTTGCTTTCGCTGCCCTGGGACTGACGAAGTCTCCACCGGCGGCGGTGGTTCTGATGTTTTTGGCCGGTGCTGTCAACGGCTATATCAACATTAATATCGCCACGATCATGCAGTTGACGACACCCTCCGAGATTCGCGGTCGCGTGTTCGGATTGTTGGGTACAATGTCGGCCGGTCTGACTCCGATTTCTATGGGCCTGACCGGATTCGTGACCGACCTGCTCGATCAAAACATTCCCTTGGTCATGATATCTTGCGGACTGATCACGGCGATCCTATCGATCGCGGTGTCTTTTGGCCGCGAGTTCCGCCAGTTCTTGACCTGCGATGTGGAGGAGGCCACTGATGAAAATCCTGGCCCTTGA
- the ruvC gene encoding crossover junction endodeoxyribonuclease RuvC: MRILGVDPGLNITGYGILSGEDDSISVVEAGVIRAGNKAPMAERLQHIARETESIISQFQPEAVAVEELYSHYGHPKTAIIMGHARGVIFLKSAEAGLPVFPYASTRIKKSLTGNGRASKRQMQLMIASTLGLSEIPEPPDVADALAVALCHCRALMHDNPMVTV; this comes from the coding sequence ATGCGGATACTCGGTGTCGATCCCGGATTGAATATTACCGGTTACGGTATCTTGAGCGGCGAGGATGATTCTATCTCTGTCGTCGAGGCCGGAGTCATACGGGCGGGAAACAAAGCCCCGATGGCCGAGCGCTTGCAACATATCGCGCGCGAAACCGAGAGTATCATAAGCCAGTTCCAGCCCGAGGCGGTGGCCGTCGAAGAACTTTACTCTCATTACGGTCACCCCAAAACGGCCATAATCATGGGCCATGCACGCGGCGTGATTTTTCTCAAATCTGCCGAGGCCGGGCTGCCGGTCTTTCCCTACGCCTCCACCCGTATCAAAAAGTCTCTCACCGGCAACGGACGCGCCTCCAAGCGTCAGATGCAGCTGATGATTGCTTCCACCTTAGGTCTCTCAGAAATTCCGGAACCGCCCGATGTGGCCGATGCGCTGGCCGTAGCTCTCTGCCATTGCCGAGCTTTGATGCACGACAACCCAATGGTGACCGTATGA
- a CDS encoding helix-hairpin-helix domain-containing protein has protein sequence MIRRIRGKLSTIDETRALVDNNGVSYEVLVPSALAERLKEGPAVGEEITFETIYYIEAGDKKSSHYPRLVGFDDAFDREFFSLYIQVPGLGVKKALKSLVMPIRDIATAIETKDAARLNRLPGVGARLAEKIIAELHGKTAKFALSKKDEPLARASTPTPPFADEATEVLLQLQYKAGEAQQMIEKALEDNPKIKNAEELISSIFKSQHTAEVGG, from the coding sequence ATGATCAGGCGGATACGCGGTAAACTCAGCACCATAGACGAGACGCGCGCACTGGTGGATAATAACGGCGTTTCCTATGAAGTCCTGGTGCCCTCGGCCCTGGCCGAACGGCTCAAAGAGGGACCCGCCGTGGGGGAGGAGATAACCTTCGAGACTATCTATTACATCGAAGCCGGCGATAAAAAGTCCAGTCATTACCCGCGCCTGGTTGGGTTCGATGATGCCTTCGACCGCGAGTTTTTCTCGCTCTACATTCAAGTGCCGGGGTTGGGTGTCAAAAAGGCGCTTAAATCCCTGGTCATGCCCATTCGGGATATCGCAACGGCCATTGAAACCAAAGACGCGGCCCGGCTCAATCGTTTGCCGGGGGTCGGGGCCAGACTGGCCGAGAAAATCATCGCCGAGCTCCATGGTAAGACAGCCAAATTCGCCCTATCCAAAAAGGACGAGCCACTGGCCAGGGCATCAACACCGACCCCGCCCTTTGCCGATGAGGCAACCGAAGTGCTTCTCCAGCTACAGTACAAAGCAGGCGAGGCGCAGCAGATGATAGAGAAGGCGCTTGAAGATAACCCAAAGATCAAGAACGCCGAGGAGTTGATAAGTTCCATCTTCAAGTCACAGCATACGGCTGAGGTAGGTGGATGA
- the ruvB gene encoding Holliday junction branch migration DNA helicase RuvB, giving the protein MMERERIIAGEQIVNDEDQAQLSLRPKSLAEYIGQRELRGKLKVTLDAALQRKEAAEHILFYGPPGLGKTTLAHIIANEMSSKLFATSGPALQRTGDLMGILTNLKEGDILFIDEIHRLSSVIEEFMYPAMEDFKVDFVVDKGAFAKVINVPLKRFTLIGATTRAGMLSSPLRDRFGLYYHIDFYPPEDLAQIVVRSAGLLETEITADAALTIAQRSRGTPRIANRLLRRVRDYAAVKSDGAIGDAIAVKALDAEGVDALGLDNLDRKLLQVIVEYYKGGPVGIEALGATLNEEVDTLVDMVEPYLLKIGFIQRTRRGRMASPEAMKHLGVNPPTDGQQSMF; this is encoded by the coding sequence ATGATGGAACGTGAACGGATAATCGCAGGTGAGCAGATTGTCAACGATGAGGACCAGGCGCAGCTTTCATTGAGACCTAAGTCTCTGGCAGAGTATATTGGCCAAAGAGAATTACGCGGAAAACTTAAAGTAACACTTGATGCCGCGCTACAGCGCAAAGAAGCGGCGGAACACATTCTTTTCTACGGCCCGCCCGGCTTGGGCAAGACCACGCTGGCCCACATTATCGCCAACGAGATGAGTTCCAAACTGTTCGCTACTTCCGGCCCGGCCTTGCAGCGCACCGGTGATCTGATGGGCATTCTGACCAACTTAAAAGAAGGGGACATCCTGTTCATAGATGAAATCCATCGATTGTCATCGGTTATCGAGGAGTTCATGTATCCGGCCATGGAGGATTTCAAAGTTGATTTTGTGGTCGACAAAGGCGCTTTCGCCAAGGTGATCAACGTCCCTTTGAAGCGGTTCACGCTGATAGGCGCCACCACTCGGGCCGGGATGTTGTCCTCGCCGTTGCGAGATCGGTTCGGCTTGTACTACCACATTGACTTTTACCCGCCGGAAGACCTGGCCCAGATTGTCGTTCGTTCGGCAGGGCTGCTTGAGACCGAGATTACTGCTGATGCCGCCCTGACTATTGCCCAACGATCACGAGGTACACCCCGCATTGCCAACCGCCTCTTGCGGCGAGTCAGAGACTATGCCGCGGTTAAGTCCGACGGCGCCATCGGCGACGCCATCGCGGTCAAAGCGCTAGATGCCGAAGGGGTCGATGCCCTTGGCCTGGACAATCTCGATCGAAAACTCCTCCAGGTCATCGTCGAATACTACAAAGGTGGCCCGGTCGGAATCGAGGCCCTCGGTGCTACCTTGAACGAAGAGGTCGATACGCTGGTCGATATGGTCGAACCGTACTTGTTGAAAATAGGCTTCATCCAGCGCACACGGCGCGGGCGGATGGCCTCACCCGAGGCGATGAAACACCTCGGTGTCAATCCTCCAACGGACGGGCAGCAGTCTATGTTTTGA
- the queA gene encoding tRNA preQ1(34) S-adenosylmethionine ribosyltransferase-isomerase QueA — protein sequence MIKQPSDISLYDYNLPPELIAQTPSRRRDQSRLMVLDRQTSGTCVKSFKSIADYLNPGDALVVNSTKVFKARLFGRRPTGAKVELFLVRTVEPDRPLEWIALVSPSRRVREGEMIQFGPTQVRLDADIGGGRWLVSFAGERQRDRIIHKFGHVPLPHYIKRDDQPSDLRRYQTVFADSYNTGAVAAPTAGFHFTRSLLDVLKSKGVSLIDVCLHVGPGTFKPVKVDNIDEHVVDPEMATLSPQAASSINKVRKRGGKIVAVGTTSVRTLESAQTLRGQIQPFSGMVDLYIKPGHRFNTIDHLITNFHLPKSSLLILVSAFAGRERIMAAYDEAIQQRMRFFSYGDAMLIR from the coding sequence ATGATCAAACAACCATCAGACATTTCGCTCTACGACTACAACCTCCCTCCCGAGTTGATTGCACAGACTCCATCCCGTCGCCGCGATCAGTCTCGTCTGATGGTCCTCGACCGACAGACTTCGGGTACCTGTGTAAAGTCCTTCAAAAGCATCGCCGATTACCTCAACCCCGGTGACGCGCTGGTCGTCAACAGCACTAAAGTCTTCAAAGCCCGATTGTTCGGACGCCGACCGACCGGCGCCAAGGTCGAGCTGTTTTTGGTCCGAACTGTAGAGCCGGATCGGCCACTTGAATGGATCGCTTTGGTATCTCCTTCGCGACGAGTACGGGAAGGGGAGATGATCCAGTTTGGACCCACGCAGGTGCGGCTGGATGCCGATATTGGCGGCGGCCGGTGGCTGGTTTCATTTGCCGGTGAAAGACAGCGAGACAGAATCATTCACAAGTTTGGTCATGTACCGTTGCCGCACTATATAAAACGCGACGACCAGCCTTCCGATCTGCGTCGCTACCAGACGGTTTTTGCAGACAGTTACAATACTGGCGCCGTGGCCGCACCGACGGCCGGATTTCATTTCACTCGTTCCTTGCTTGACGTGCTGAAGAGTAAGGGAGTCAGCCTGATTGATGTTTGTCTGCATGTCGGGCCGGGTACGTTCAAACCGGTGAAAGTCGATAACATCGATGAGCACGTTGTCGATCCGGAGATGGCCACGTTGTCGCCCCAAGCCGCATCCTCAATCAACAAGGTTCGCAAGCGAGGCGGCAAGATAGTGGCCGTCGGGACCACCAGTGTGCGCACCTTGGAATCGGCTCAGACTTTGCGCGGTCAGATCCAGCCATTTTCAGGCATGGTCGATCTGTATATCAAGCCGGGTCATCGTTTCAACACAATCGATCATCTGATCACCAACTTCCACCTACCCAAGTCGTCGCTGTTGATTTTGGTCAGCGCCTTTGCCGGGCGCGAACGGATCATGGCTGCCTACGACGAAGCGATCCAGCAACGCATGCGCTTCTTCAGTTACGGCGATGCCATGCTGATTCGGTGA